In Chroogloeocystis siderophila 5.2 s.c.1, the genomic stretch ATATTGAACGATTGTTAACAGAGTTTAATCCGCAAATTTCTGAAATTCAATCAGAAATTCAAAGCCAGAAAGATGTTGTACTAGAAAATATCCGACAATCAGAAGTAGATTTAGCTGAACAGTTACAACAAATTCAGCAACAAGCTCAACAACAATACGATGAAACGCTAGATAATTTAGAACAACTAGCATTAGGTTTTAGCCCAGATATATCAGAAATTCAAGCGGAAATTCAAGAGGAAAAAGACGCAATTATCCAAAGCTTACAGCAAGCAAGAAAAGAATTCGCTGTGCAACTTGCACAACTTCAACAACAAGCACAAAAACAGCGCGATTTCTTATTAAAAAATTTGAAAAAACAAGCATCAGAATTTGTCCCGCAACTAACAGAAATGCAAGCTGATGTGCAAGATGAGAAGGATGCAGCTATACAAAGCATCAGACAAACAGAAGCTGAATTTGTCTCGCAAATTTCCGAATTACAATCAGAAATTCAAGAACAAAAAGGTGATGCTGTCTATCAACTAGAAGGTATAGAAACTGAGATAGAAGAACGAATTGGAAGTTTGCAAGATGAAGTGCAAAAACAACAAGAGCTTATCAGAAAAAATCTGAAGCAGCTAGAGGAAAATTTAGCACCCTATTTATCAGAAATTCAAACGGATGCTGTAGAGAAGTTACAGCAACAAAAAGATGCAATGTTAGAGAATTTGCAGCAACTCCAGACAGAAATCGCCGAACAAATCAAAGAATTTCAAGCGCGGATGCAAGCACAAATCGAGCAAGAAATTCAATCGCTGCGATCGCAAGCAACCGAGTTTGCAACTCAAGTCAGCGATTCGCAATCAGGAGTAAAATCGCAGCAAAATGCAACAATCGAAAATCTGGAAAAATTAGCTTCCGAGTGGTCTAATCAACTCACAGCACTTCAATCAGAAATCACGAATCGCAAGGAATTAACGCTAGAAAACCTTGATAAATTAGAAAATAGACTAGAAACAGAACTTGCAGAAGTTAAATCGGACGCACAAGCGCGAAAAGAGCAGATTCTTCAACAATTGGCAGAAATAGCTCCAACATCAATCGCCGAAGCTGCATTAGCTGACGTATCACAGCAAATTCAAGCGCTATCCGAACAATTGGAATTGCTCAAAACCAACTATCCGCAGTTATTCATGCGCCCTGATGATTATATTAATCAGGGAAATGCGTTATTCGCTGAAGGACGTTATCAAGAAGCGATCACCGCCTACGAACAGGCGCTAGAAATTCAACCGAATAACCCAGATGTGTGCTATCAGCAAGGTTTAGCTTTGTGGGAACTCAAGCAATACGAGTCAGCGATCGCCGCGTTTGACAAAGTCCTCGAAATCAAGCCTGATGACGCAGCAAGTTGGTATCATCGCGGGCTAGCGTTGAAAGAACTAAAAAGATACGAAGGCGCATTTGCAGCATTTAGTCAAGTGATTCAAGTTCAACCAGAGAATAGCGATGCGTGGTTTAATCGCGGGATTGTTCTCAGTCGGATGAAACGCTATAAGGATGCGATCGCATCGTACGATAAAGCGATCGAAATCAATCCGAACCATCATCTCGCGTGGGTTGATCGCGGGGTAGCCTTAGGCAAACTGCAAAATCACGAAGAAGCTTTTCAATCGTTTGATCGCGCGGTACAAGTCAAACCAGACGACGCGGTAGCTTGGATGAATCGCGGTATGGCGTTAGAAGTTCTCGAAAGATTAGAAGATGCGATCGCATCATACGATAAAGCGATCAAATGCGATCCCGACTACTACAAAGCTTGGAACGCTAAAGGCTATTTACTCGTTCAACTAGAGCGCGATCCAGAAGCTTTAGAATGCTTCGATCGAGCTTTGCAAATTCAGCCAGACTATCCTAATGCTTATTACAACAAAGCAATTTGCTACGCCTTCCAAGGACAAGTCAAATTAGCCCTAGAAAACCTCCAAAAAGCAATTGAACTCAATCCCAAGTATCGCGCCGAAGCCAGCAGCGATCCTGATTTTGAAAGTATTGCCAATACTCGCAGTTTTCGACAGTTAGTTGAAGGGTAATAGATGAAGCAGCTTCAGGAGCAGAGGGGCTTCAGGAGAAATGATTATTACCTATTTTATTAGTCCGCGCACCATCTAGAACTTTGTTTATCAAGCTGCGACACGAGTCGCCAGGCGTTTTCAGTAAGGATGATACCGTAAATGCAACGAGACAAAATGTTATGGCTAACCAAAGGAGTCGCAGGGTTACTCTGCGTTGGTTTTGGCTTGAGTGTCTTTGGAGAAGCTTTAAGCCGCAAAATCAGTGGTGAAGGTTGGTTTTGGATTGGGACACTCAGCCTTGTATTATTCAACTTTGGTTTATGCTTAATGTTTGATAGCCATAACCACCAACTGCGCATGCAGCAGCGTAGAAGTGATTAGCTTCACGCATTATGTCCAATACAGTATCCGCGCTTCAGGAAAACGGCGTGCAATTTCGCGCTCAAAAAAGCGACGTAGCGTTTTCATGTCGTCGGTATCATAAACATACTTTGTACCGCCAAACTTGTTACGCTTAACGCTTCGCTTTTCTTCTTCCATATCAAGCTTCGAATGCGGATACCAAGTTTGTAAGACTTCTTTTGACTTAGGCGTGAACCGATGCGAAATTAACTCAAAAGTCAAATCGCAACTAAAGTCCAAAGTTGTACTCATTTCATCGAATAGCTGCGTGTAGTGCAATTCCCAGTCATCAATGAGCATAATTGGTGCAATAACGATACCAACGGGATAACCACCACCGCCTTGACTGTGTGGTAAAGCTAATTTGCGCAAGGCTTGCAGGCGCGATGCGACAGATGCGGTACCGCCTTCAAACCGCCCTGAAACAGGTGCAGCATTAACACTGACACGACACCGAGTATGTCCATTGTGCGGCAAGTCGATTAACTCATCAACCGCATCAAACTTAGAAACCCAGCGCAGGTGAGCATTACGACGCGTACCAAAGTAGCGAATACACTCAGCTAAACTACCTGTAAGGTGTTCAATACCGAGTGGATCGGTATAACAACTCACTTCAAATGTTGTTGCAGTACCAGGGCGTTCGTAGGTTGCCAAGTTTTCTAGAATTTGCGGTAAGTTAGCAAATACGCGAATTACTGGTGGACCTTGGAGACTACCTGCAAGATAACAATATTGACAATGTGCTGGACAACCCTCTGCAAGGTGAAATTGCCAATCGGCTGAAGGGGGAATTGGGCTTAGCTTGAAATGACTCGGTGGCGCGGTAACGACTGCAAGTGTCCGCTTAGCGATTTGATACGTCTCGCGTTCAGAATCACCGCGTAAACCGGAAAGGCGATTTTGCGGTAGTTCCTCGATGGGTAAGTTAAGTGCCTGTACGCGTGATAAAATTTGTTGTCCCCACGGTTGATCAAGTGCCGCAGGTGTAAATAAGACACGTTCTGGCATCCATAAGCGCGAAGAGTGTGCTGCTGGTTTAGTTAAAAGACTTGTCATTACGAAGCTTGTCGCTGTGATTGACATACTTCGATCTTAATTGCTGGACAATAGACTTGTAAGCTAATTCTGTAGCGGGTTTTACGCTATTTTTTGTCGCGATCGCTCCCTAGATCTGGCAGACACTAATGGCAATTACAATTATTGTCAGCAGTTACCCCAGGAAGCGCCCAAAATGTTTTCTCATGCAAATGCTGATACAGATGTGATTATCATTGGTAGTGGTATCGGTGGTTTAAGCTGCGCCGCATTACTCGCACGCTATGGCTTTGCGGTGACAGTCTGTGAAAGTCATTCGATTCCTGGGGGTGCAGCCCATGCGTTTGAGCGTCAAGGCTTCAAATTCGATTCAGGACCATCGCTCTACTCTGGTTTATCTTACTCACCTTCGCCGAATCCTTTACGTCAAGTCTTAGATGTGATCGCTGAAGAACTTCCGTGTACTAATTACGATACGTGGGGTTGCTGCTTACCCGAAGGTGATTTTGATACGACTGTTGGTGCTGAGCAATTTTGTGAAGTTCTAGCAAGGTTGCGCGGCAATCAGGCTGTTGCAGAGTGGCGCGAGTTACAGCGCGTCATGGAACCGCTTTCGGAAGCGGCGATCGCTTTACCGCCAGCGGCGTTACGTTTCGATCTCGGTGCAGTACTTACTGTGGGGCAATTTCTTCCGGCGATCGCTCCTCACGCTACAAATATTTTTAAACTCACTGGACCATTCTCGCGCATTATCGATGATGTGATTCGCGATCCTTTTATTCGTAATTGGCTAGACTTACTATCCTTTTTACTTTCTGGACTTCCTGCGGATAGTACTAGCGCCGCTGAAATGGCGTTTATGTTTGCTGATTGGTATCGTCCTGGTGTCAAACTAGATTACCCCATTGGGGGTAGCGGGGCGCTGGTTGCGGCTTTGGTAAGGGGATTTGAACGTTACGGCGGTAAGTTGCAGTTAAACGCACACGTTGAGCAAATTCTTGTTGAAAATAATCAAGCTGTAGGAGTGCGACTACGGGGTGGGAAACAACTGCGATCGCGTCGTGCGGTAGTTTCCAATGCCTCGATTTGGGATACGCTCAAACTGTTACCGCTTGAAACTTTACCAAAATTCCGCAAGCAGCGCCAAGCAACTCCTGAATGTGATAGCTTTATGCATCTTCATCTAGGAATTGATGCAACAAATATTCGCTCTGATTTAGCTTGCCACTACATTGTCGTTAACGATTGGGAATTAGGAGTTACTGCACCGCAGAACGTTGTGCTGATCTCGATTCCATCATTACTCGATCCGTCGCTTGCACCCGCAGGAAAGCACGCCATTCACGTTTATACACCTGGAAACGAACCGTATGCAATCTGGGAGGGAATGGATCGTCGCACGCAAGCTTACACGCAACAAAAGCAAATTCGCGCCGAAGTGATGTGGCAAGCTTTAGAACGCATTATTCCTGATATTCGCTCGCGTTGCGAAGTCACCTTAGTAGGTACGCCCCTAACCCACGAACGCTATTTACGGCGACATCGCGGTTCGTATGGTCCGGCAATTTCTGCCAAAGAAGGTTTTTTCCCAGGATCGACAACGTCACTACCAGGCTTATTGTGCTGTGGAGACTCAACGTTTCCTGGAATTGGTTTACCTGCAGTCGCGGCTAGCGGTGCGATCGCTGCAAATACACTCGCCCCCGTTACCAAGCATCTCGAATTTCTGCGGGATATCAGGGTTAGCAAAGCTTAGGCTAGGTTAAGAGAAGTAGTCGATAAGAGAGAAAATATGGCAATTTATCTTGATTCAGCGTTAGTATCTGAAGCTGAAATAGCCAATAAAATCGGTTGGGTGAGAGGAATTACGACAAATCCAACATTGCTCTCAAAAAGTGATTTACCGCCAGAAATCGCACTCAAAAAGCTCACAGCGTTGACTTCTGGACCTGTTTTTTACCAAGTTATGGCACATGAACTCGCAGATATGCTTAGCGAAGCGAGAAAGGCGCGTGAAATTATTGGCGAACAAACTATTTTAAAAATTCCCGCAACATCTGTAGGGTTTCAAGCTGTAGCGCGTTTGTCTTCCGAAATTGATTGTTCTGTAACGGCAATTTATAGTGCAGCCCAAGCCGTGATTGCAAGTGAAGCTGGTGCGAATATGGCGATCGCCTACGTTAATCGTGCAACTCGCTTATTAGGTGACGGTATTGCCTTAGTGCGCGATATGGCAAGTGTCCTAAAAAATAGCAAGACTGAAATTTTAGCAGCGAGTATCAAATCGCCGCAGGAAGCCGCTGCGGCGATTCAAGCCGGAGCAAATCACCTGACGCTACCTTTAGCGATGTTACAAGCAATGACAATCCATGAGTTTTCTGAAATAACGGTCGAGGAGTTTACTCAAAATGGTATTGGCTTAAATTAAAACGAGGCTTTTGGCAATCTGATCAGGTTGCTGGACTTTGTTTATATAACAGCGAATTTATTCACAATTCTTTTTTCTGACCTTTGTGATACTATATCGGCAAACGATTGATATCTCGATTAGAGCCAATGACAACCATTGCGCTTCCTTTTTCGAGGCGATCATTAGGTTCAGGATTGATGACAAACTTGCCGTTATGGCTGACGGCGATCAAATTTAACCCGAAGCGACTGCGAAGTTTCAAGTCAGCGATCGTTTTGCCGTGAAATTCATCAGGAACAATGATTTCTACGATACTATTATCTGGGTCAAGGTCAAAGCGGTCTAAAATTGATGGTTTTGTGAGCGATCGCGCTAGCGCACATCCTGCTTCATACTCTGGAAAGACGACGTGATCGGCTCCCACGCGCTGAAGTAACTTGTAGTGCACTTCCGAAGACGCTTTCGCAACAACGTGAGGAACACCACCTTCT encodes the following:
- a CDS encoding potassium channel family protein — translated: MNLSSLGFFRSLRQGNHQFAVIGLGRFGRAVCSTLYHLGYDVLATDIDEKRVAQVLTDQIAAHAVQLDSTQPTALKEAGVFEFDTVIIAIGNYLEESIVTTLNVKEGGVPHVVAKASSEVHYKLLQRVGADHVVFPEYEAGCALARSLTKPSILDRFDLDPDNSIVEIIVPDEFHGKTIADLKLRSRFGLNLIAVSHNGKFVINPEPNDRLEKGSAMVVIGSNRDINRLPI
- a CDS encoding spore photoproduct lyase family protein → MTSLLTKPAAHSSRLWMPERVLFTPAALDQPWGQQILSRVQALNLPIEELPQNRLSGLRGDSERETYQIAKRTLAVVTAPPSHFKLSPIPPSADWQFHLAEGCPAHCQYCYLAGSLQGPPVIRVFANLPQILENLATYERPGTATTFEVSCYTDPLGIEHLTGSLAECIRYFGTRRNAHLRWVSKFDAVDELIDLPHNGHTRCRVSVNAAPVSGRFEGGTASVASRLQALRKLALPHSQGGGGYPVGIVIAPIMLIDDWELHYTQLFDEMSTTLDFSCDLTFELISHRFTPKSKEVLQTWYPHSKLDMEEEKRSVKRNKFGGTKYVYDTDDMKTLRRFFEREIARRFPEARILYWT
- a CDS encoding tetratricopeptide repeat protein, which translates into the protein MKRKQKQILKSLSHGSGVFLSTFLLSVGAVGFANAESVIPDASESRAETTVLAQLQPQSPPTAQGNVQSISLTNILLATLVVLLGAALVSLFLLRKFIIRGVADIVIIRLKELEDVQNEIANADRKIQGILQDAEEILDEINHEAEELQQEITAQRENLSQVLAHLSQSQQQVTAKLENQFKTSAQAIKKLENEFAAQLASLKQQTQQQQTLILQNLKQLQDDFSPHLLEIRAEVQTQKDTVLQHLEQSRVELINQLTQIQQQTEQQRNAIFQNLEQIVSEFTPQISTLHTEVQAQKDTVIQNLQRSETEFAEQLAQIQEQLQTQRRNISQDIERLLTEFNPQISEIQSEIQSQKDVVLENIRQSEVDLAEQLQQIQQQAQQQYDETLDNLEQLALGFSPDISEIQAEIQEEKDAIIQSLQQARKEFAVQLAQLQQQAQKQRDFLLKNLKKQASEFVPQLTEMQADVQDEKDAAIQSIRQTEAEFVSQISELQSEIQEQKGDAVYQLEGIETEIEERIGSLQDEVQKQQELIRKNLKQLEENLAPYLSEIQTDAVEKLQQQKDAMLENLQQLQTEIAEQIKEFQARMQAQIEQEIQSLRSQATEFATQVSDSQSGVKSQQNATIENLEKLASEWSNQLTALQSEITNRKELTLENLDKLENRLETELAEVKSDAQARKEQILQQLAEIAPTSIAEAALADVSQQIQALSEQLELLKTNYPQLFMRPDDYINQGNALFAEGRYQEAITAYEQALEIQPNNPDVCYQQGLALWELKQYESAIAAFDKVLEIKPDDAASWYHRGLALKELKRYEGAFAAFSQVIQVQPENSDAWFNRGIVLSRMKRYKDAIASYDKAIEINPNHHLAWVDRGVALGKLQNHEEAFQSFDRAVQVKPDDAVAWMNRGMALEVLERLEDAIASYDKAIKCDPDYYKAWNAKGYLLVQLERDPEALECFDRALQIQPDYPNAYYNKAICYAFQGQVKLALENLQKAIELNPKYRAEASSDPDFESIANTRSFRQLVEG
- a CDS encoding phytoene desaturase family protein, with amino-acid sequence MFSHANADTDVIIIGSGIGGLSCAALLARYGFAVTVCESHSIPGGAAHAFERQGFKFDSGPSLYSGLSYSPSPNPLRQVLDVIAEELPCTNYDTWGCCLPEGDFDTTVGAEQFCEVLARLRGNQAVAEWRELQRVMEPLSEAAIALPPAALRFDLGAVLTVGQFLPAIAPHATNIFKLTGPFSRIIDDVIRDPFIRNWLDLLSFLLSGLPADSTSAAEMAFMFADWYRPGVKLDYPIGGSGALVAALVRGFERYGGKLQLNAHVEQILVENNQAVGVRLRGGKQLRSRRAVVSNASIWDTLKLLPLETLPKFRKQRQATPECDSFMHLHLGIDATNIRSDLACHYIVVNDWELGVTAPQNVVLISIPSLLDPSLAPAGKHAIHVYTPGNEPYAIWEGMDRRTQAYTQQKQIRAEVMWQALERIIPDIRSRCEVTLVGTPLTHERYLRRHRGSYGPAISAKEGFFPGSTTSLPGLLCCGDSTFPGIGLPAVAASGAIAANTLAPVTKHLEFLRDIRVSKA
- a CDS encoding transaldolase family protein; protein product: MAIYLDSALVSEAEIANKIGWVRGITTNPTLLSKSDLPPEIALKKLTALTSGPVFYQVMAHELADMLSEARKAREIIGEQTILKIPATSVGFQAVARLSSEIDCSVTAIYSAAQAVIASEAGANMAIAYVNRATRLLGDGIALVRDMASVLKNSKTEILAASIKSPQEAAAAIQAGANHLTLPLAMLQAMTIHEFSEITVEEFTQNGIGLN